In the genome of Gordonia rubripertincta, one region contains:
- a CDS encoding ATP-dependent Clp protease proteolytic subunit encodes MTNSLSLDGMPAEVAAGIPASALALKNIEARYILPSFIEHTPNGQRQYDPYAKLFEERIVFVGTPIDQVVSNDVMAQLLVLESQDPDRDITMYINSPGGSVPDMLAIYDTMQYVHCDIVTVCLGEAASAAAILLAGGTPGKRAALPNATVLIHQPRTGGAYQGQVSDLEIQAAEIERIRDRLDEILSNHTGQDKAKIRKDTDRDNILTAHAAKEYGIIDEVFEYRKKSMKKS; translated from the coding sequence ATGACCAACTCCCTTTCCCTGGACGGCATGCCCGCCGAGGTCGCCGCCGGTATCCCCGCGTCGGCCTTGGCGCTCAAGAACATCGAGGCGCGCTACATCCTGCCGTCGTTCATCGAGCACACCCCGAACGGCCAGCGCCAGTACGATCCGTACGCCAAGCTGTTCGAGGAGCGCATCGTCTTCGTCGGCACCCCGATCGACCAGGTCGTGTCCAACGACGTGATGGCCCAGCTGCTCGTCCTCGAGTCGCAGGATCCCGATCGTGACATCACCATGTACATCAACTCGCCCGGCGGCAGCGTGCCCGACATGCTCGCCATCTACGACACGATGCAGTACGTCCACTGCGACATCGTGACCGTGTGCCTCGGCGAGGCGGCCTCGGCCGCGGCGATCCTGCTCGCCGGTGGAACCCCGGGTAAGCGTGCGGCCCTGCCGAACGCGACCGTGCTGATCCACCAGCCGCGCACCGGCGGTGCCTACCAGGGTCAGGTCTCCGACCTCGAGATCCAGGCCGCCGAGATCGAGCGCATCCGCGACCGGCTCGACGAGATCCTGTCCAATCACACCGGCCAGGACAAGGCGAAGATCCGCAAGGACACCGACCGCGACAACATCCTGACCGCTCACGCGGCCAAGGAATACGGAATCATCGACGAGGTCTTCGAATACCGCAAGAAGTCGATGAAGAAGTCCTAG
- a CDS encoding ATP-dependent Clp protease proteolytic subunit — translation MSEPTIHTPSMSSGVAGLNLTDSVFERLLRERIIFLGTQVDDDIANRLCAQILLLAAEDPTKDIHLYINSPGGSVTAGMAIFDTMQLAECDVATYAMGMAASMGQFLLAAGTKGKRHALPHARIMMHQPSAGIGGTAADIAIQAEQFALTKKEMNRLNAEFSGQPLEKIEADADRDKWFTAEQAKEYGFVDKVISRPGQ, via the coding sequence GTGAGTGAGCCGACCATCCACACACCCTCGATGAGTTCGGGTGTGGCTGGGTTGAACCTGACCGATTCGGTGTTCGAGCGTCTGCTGCGCGAACGCATCATCTTCCTGGGTACCCAGGTCGACGACGACATCGCCAACCGGCTGTGCGCGCAGATCCTGCTGCTCGCCGCCGAGGACCCCACCAAGGACATTCACCTCTACATCAACTCGCCCGGTGGCTCGGTCACCGCGGGTATGGCCATCTTCGACACCATGCAGCTCGCCGAGTGTGATGTCGCCACCTACGCGATGGGTATGGCCGCGTCGATGGGCCAGTTCCTCCTCGCGGCCGGCACCAAGGGCAAGCGTCATGCCCTGCCGCACGCGCGGATCATGATGCACCAGCCGTCGGCCGGCATCGGTGGTACCGCCGCCGACATCGCCATCCAGGCCGAGCAGTTCGCGCTCACCAAGAAGGAGATGAACCGGCTCAACGCCGAGTTCAGTGGTCAGCCGCTCGAGAAGATCGAGGCCGACGCGGATCGCGACAAGTGGTTCACCGCCGAGCAGGCCAAGGAGTACGGCTTCGTCGACAAGGTGATCTCGCGTCCGGGGCAGTGA
- the tig gene encoding trigger factor, producing MKSTVEQLTPTRVKLNVEVPFEELSADFDRAYKSLAQQIRIPGFRPGKAPAKLIEARVGRDSVLAQVVNDAIPAKYSEAVAETETKAIGQPEIDLSELKYGESVTFTAEVDVRPEIALPDYSTLSVEVDAIEIDDAAVDEQLEGLRARFGTLKGVERGIENGDFVSIDLEATVDGEAVEEATTEGLSHEVGSGQLIDGLDDALIGLKAGESKEFTTKLVAGDHAGDEALVKVTVQSVKERELPDVDDEFAQMASEFDTVEELRASLAERVEQSAKLEQANKIRDAVLEKLLETVEVPLPEKVVAEEIEGQQHQIIHALGHDDEQVAKFLEAQGKTREEWDAEAREEAEKSVKQQLLLDAIADQQETEVSQDELTQQIIFTAQRYGMQPQEFIQQLTQANQVGAVYADVRRGKSLAGIVGEFTVTDTKGATVDTSEFFGSNDDAESDEAVDADN from the coding sequence GTGAAGAGCACTGTCGAGCAACTCACCCCGACCCGAGTGAAGCTCAATGTCGAGGTCCCGTTCGAGGAGCTGTCCGCAGACTTCGACCGGGCTTACAAGTCCCTGGCCCAGCAGATCCGGATCCCCGGCTTCCGTCCGGGTAAGGCGCCCGCCAAGCTGATCGAGGCCCGCGTCGGTCGCGACTCGGTCCTGGCGCAGGTTGTCAACGACGCCATCCCCGCCAAGTACTCGGAGGCCGTCGCCGAGACCGAGACCAAGGCCATCGGCCAGCCGGAGATCGACCTGTCGGAGCTGAAGTACGGCGAGTCCGTCACCTTCACCGCCGAGGTCGACGTCCGCCCGGAGATCGCCCTGCCCGACTACTCGACCCTCTCGGTCGAGGTCGACGCCATCGAGATCGATGACGCAGCGGTCGACGAGCAGCTCGAAGGCCTCCGCGCCCGCTTCGGCACCCTCAAGGGTGTCGAGCGCGGCATCGAGAACGGTGACTTCGTGTCGATCGACCTCGAGGCCACCGTCGACGGCGAGGCCGTCGAGGAGGCCACCACCGAGGGTCTGTCCCACGAGGTCGGCTCCGGCCAGCTCATCGACGGACTCGACGACGCCCTCATCGGCCTGAAGGCCGGCGAGAGCAAGGAGTTCACCACCAAGCTGGTCGCCGGCGACCACGCCGGTGACGAGGCTCTGGTCAAGGTCACCGTGCAGTCGGTCAAGGAGCGCGAGCTCCCCGACGTCGACGACGAGTTCGCCCAGATGGCCAGCGAGTTCGACACCGTCGAGGAGCTGCGTGCGAGCCTGGCCGAGCGCGTCGAGCAGTCGGCGAAGCTCGAGCAGGCCAACAAGATCCGCGATGCCGTGCTCGAGAAGCTGCTCGAGACCGTCGAGGTCCCGCTGCCGGAGAAGGTCGTCGCCGAGGAGATCGAGGGTCAGCAGCACCAGATCATCCACGCTCTCGGTCACGACGACGAGCAGGTCGCGAAGTTCCTCGAAGCGCAGGGCAAGACCCGCGAGGAGTGGGACGCCGAGGCCCGCGAGGAGGCCGAGAAGTCGGTCAAGCAGCAGCTGCTCCTCGATGCGATCGCCGACCAGCAGGAGACCGAGGTCAGCCAGGACGAGCTGACCCAGCAGATCATCTTCACCGCGCAGCGCTACGGCATGCAGCCGCAGGAGTTCATCCAGCAGCTGACCCAGGCCAACCAGGTCGGCGCGGTCTACGCCGACGTCCGTCGCGGCAAGTCGCTGGCCGGCATCGTCGGTGAGTTCACCGTCACCGACACCAAGGGTGCGACGGTCGACACCTCCGAGTTCTTCGGGAGCAACGACGACGCCGAGTCGGACGAGGCGGTCGACGCCGACAACTGA
- a CDS encoding L,D-transpeptidase: MQTNNVPTSRSRRRTTRRLSGIVVGVLAMALALPGVANAAPVTVIPGLPPVEIPVIPGLPTPPAPSTPKAPEPPTSSTTPEKPAGPAIPNVKTPTGYIALADDKTHTITWWKNGEVVKTMPISMGSDKHPTPNGVYYTKEKYRDMYMDSSTYGVPVDSAEGYRTYVEYATRMSWDGIFIHAAPWSVAQQGNSNVSHGCINVTTEFGKWVYDNVPRGTPIVVRNTIGGQYDGN, translated from the coding sequence GTGCAGACCAACAATGTGCCGACCTCGCGGTCTCGTCGACGCACCACTCGGCGCCTCAGCGGGATCGTCGTCGGCGTCCTGGCCATGGCTCTCGCCCTCCCCGGCGTTGCGAACGCTGCACCCGTCACCGTGATCCCCGGCCTGCCGCCGGTCGAGATCCCCGTGATCCCAGGCCTGCCGACTCCGCCGGCACCGAGCACCCCGAAGGCCCCGGAGCCGCCGACGAGCAGCACCACCCCGGAGAAGCCCGCGGGCCCGGCCATCCCGAACGTGAAGACCCCGACCGGGTACATCGCCCTGGCCGACGACAAGACACACACCATCACGTGGTGGAAGAACGGCGAGGTCGTCAAGACCATGCCGATCTCGATGGGTTCGGACAAGCACCCGACCCCGAACGGTGTCTACTACACCAAGGAGAAGTACCGCGACATGTACATGGATTCGTCCACGTACGGTGTGCCGGTCGACTCCGCCGAGGGTTACCGGACCTACGTCGAGTACGCGACCCGCATGTCGTGGGACGGCATCTTCATCCACGCCGCACCGTGGTCCGTCGCGCAGCAGGGCAACAGCAATGTGAGCCACGGCTGCATCAACGTCACCACCGAGTTCGGCAAGTGGGTATACGACAACGTCCCGCGCGGAACCCCGATCGTCGTCCGCAACACGATCGGCGGCCAGTACGACGGCAACTGA
- a CDS encoding PE-PPE domain-containing protein: protein MDEVYRDEQTPDDALGDVDRPGITVLVVGGTGESYPGDARTEVTGLLAGVTDELDDRFSCRWVAYPASYGPAPHPGGMSFADSVAIGARRLSELLERTAGSVALLGYSQGAVVIRTALAELGARRHPVVGRVLGVGLVADPHQPPGVVPGCDGWGVAGPGEQLPTDLPVMWVGAPDDMICNARADSLVRDIADLTRAMTFAALGRWRRSAFEVLRRNAFQNARRTTVRPSQWRRDIHRLASAWWEIRCYLPSMVRFLGVAWTNSPGGRHTSYRHEPYRRGSVTDPASTGCQVIAGWLQVQATFAAVPAGDVRAA, encoded by the coding sequence ATGGATGAGGTGTACAGAGACGAGCAGACCCCCGACGACGCCCTCGGAGACGTTGATCGACCGGGGATCACCGTCCTCGTGGTCGGCGGAACCGGCGAGTCGTACCCGGGTGATGCCCGCACCGAGGTCACCGGCCTTCTCGCGGGTGTGACCGACGAACTCGACGATCGGTTCTCCTGCCGTTGGGTCGCCTATCCGGCGAGCTACGGCCCGGCGCCCCATCCCGGCGGCATGAGCTTCGCCGACAGTGTGGCGATCGGTGCCCGGCGATTGTCCGAGCTGCTCGAGCGGACCGCGGGATCGGTTGCGCTGCTGGGATATTCGCAAGGGGCAGTGGTGATCCGGACGGCGCTCGCCGAACTGGGGGCACGTCGTCACCCGGTCGTCGGCCGAGTGCTCGGCGTCGGACTCGTCGCGGACCCGCACCAGCCGCCGGGAGTCGTACCCGGATGTGACGGATGGGGTGTCGCGGGTCCCGGGGAACAGCTGCCGACCGACCTGCCCGTGATGTGGGTGGGCGCCCCAGATGACATGATCTGCAACGCCCGTGCGGACTCTCTGGTCCGTGACATCGCCGACCTCACACGGGCGATGACCTTCGCCGCGTTGGGCCGTTGGCGACGCAGCGCATTCGAGGTGCTGCGCCGCAACGCCTTCCAGAACGCCCGCCGCACAACCGTGCGCCCGTCGCAGTGGCGGCGGGACATCCACCGACTCGCCTCGGCCTGGTGGGAGATCCGTTGCTACCTGCCGTCGATGGTGCGGTTTCTCGGTGTCGCGTGGACGAATTCGCCGGGCGGACGTCACACCTCGTACCGTCATGAGCCTTATCGACGCGGATCCGTCACCGACCCCGCCTCGACCGGGTGCCAGGTGATCGCGGGTTGGCTGCAGGTGCAGGCGACGTTCGCTGCCGTCCCCGCAGGCGACGTCCGCGCTGCTTGA
- a CDS encoding Fpg/Nei family DNA glycosylase: protein MPEGHTLHRLARRQQRLFGGRPVRVTSPQGRFADGAAAVDGMTFHAAEAWGKHLLHRYRDGRTERMVHIHLGLYGAFTELTAPLPEPVGQVRLRIETEDTGTDLRGPTACEIYHPADLDALIARLGPDPLRRDADPERAWAAISRSSRPIGALLMDQKVIAGIGNVYRAEVLFRAGIDPMRPGKSLLRSEFDEMWTDLVALMKVGVRRGRIHVIRPEDDHGAPAYATNRPRTYVYRRAGEPCRICGTPVLLAELEARKLYWCPVCQT from the coding sequence GTGCCCGAAGGTCATACGCTGCACCGGCTCGCCCGCCGGCAACAGCGACTCTTCGGTGGCCGCCCGGTTCGGGTGACCAGCCCCCAGGGGCGGTTCGCCGACGGTGCGGCCGCCGTCGACGGGATGACCTTCCACGCCGCGGAGGCGTGGGGCAAACATCTGCTCCATCGCTACCGCGACGGTCGTACCGAGCGGATGGTGCACATCCACCTCGGCCTCTACGGCGCCTTCACCGAGCTGACGGCGCCGCTACCGGAGCCGGTCGGACAGGTCCGGCTGCGCATCGAGACCGAGGACACCGGCACCGACCTGCGCGGCCCGACCGCGTGTGAGATCTACCACCCTGCCGATCTCGACGCGTTGATCGCCCGTCTGGGTCCCGACCCCCTCCGGCGCGACGCCGACCCGGAGCGCGCCTGGGCGGCGATCTCGCGGTCGTCGCGTCCGATCGGCGCGCTGCTCATGGACCAGAAGGTCATCGCGGGTATCGGGAACGTCTATCGCGCCGAAGTCCTCTTCCGTGCCGGGATCGACCCCATGCGCCCCGGAAAAAGTCTTCTCCGAAGCGAATTCGACGAGATGTGGACCGACCTGGTGGCGCTGATGAAAGTGGGCGTACGTCGCGGCCGGATCCATGTGATCCGGCCCGAGGACGACCATGGGGCACCGGCGTATGCGACGAATCGGCCGCGGACCTACGTCTACCGCCGGGCAGGGGAGCCGTGTCGCATCTGTGGCACCCCGGTCCTGCTCGCCGAACTCGAGGCCCGCAAGCTCTACTGGTGTCCGGTTTGCCAGACGTGA
- a CDS encoding ribose-5-phosphate isomerase — protein MRVYLGADHAGFELKNQIADHLTANGHEVVDCGAHVYDALDDYPAFCIDAAARTVADPGSLGIVLGGSGNGEQIAANKVPGARCALAWSVETAQLARQHNNAQLIGIGGRMHSTEEALAIVDAFLATEWSDEARHQRRIDILAEYERTGVAPEVPQPPA, from the coding sequence ATGCGTGTCTATCTCGGTGCCGACCATGCCGGATTCGAACTCAAGAACCAGATCGCCGACCATCTGACGGCGAACGGACACGAGGTGGTGGACTGTGGCGCCCACGTTTACGACGCCCTCGACGACTACCCGGCCTTCTGCATCGACGCCGCCGCCCGGACCGTCGCGGACCCCGGCAGCCTGGGCATCGTGCTCGGCGGCAGCGGCAACGGTGAGCAGATCGCCGCGAACAAGGTGCCCGGTGCCCGTTGCGCCCTGGCCTGGAGCGTCGAGACCGCGCAGCTCGCACGTCAGCACAACAACGCCCAGCTGATCGGCATCGGCGGGCGCATGCACTCCACCGAGGAAGCCCTCGCCATCGTCGACGCCTTCCTGGCCACCGAGTGGTCGGATGAGGCGCGCCACCAGCGCCGCATCGACATCCTCGCCGAGTACGAGCGCACCGGCGTGGCGCCCGAGGTCCCGCAGCCGCCGGCCTGA